In a single window of the Bradyrhizobium sp. ORS 285 genome:
- the poxB gene encoding ubiquinone-dependent pyruvate dehydrogenase — MATLADQIVETLETAGVKRIYGVVGDSLNGLTESLRVRKTIDWVHVRHEEAAAFAASGESQITGELAVCAGSCGPGNLHLINGLYDAQRSRTPVLAIAAHIPSSEIGGGYFQETHPQNLFRECSVYCELISDPSQMPFVLDNAIRAAVGERGVAVIVIPGDVALKAAPKRALPPTIGLLPPKPVVRPAEPQLDALAVLLNTGERVTLFCGRGCAGAHAELMQLAETLKSPIVHALGGKEHVEYDNPYDVGLTGFIGFSSGYHAMHSCDTLLMLGTDFPYKQFIPSDIRIAQVDIRPSQLGRRARLDVGVVGDVGETIRALLPKLATKSDRQHLDENLKRYASARKGLDDLAVGTPGRRPIHPQYLTRLISETASDDAVFTFDVGMPTIWAARYIAMNGRRRLSGSLVHGSMANAMSQAIGIQAAQAGRQVISLSGDGGFAMLMGDLITLKQMKLPVKVVIYNNGTLGFVALEMKASGFVEHGTSLENPDFAAMAKAMGIHGRRVEDPGELPGAVSEWLAHDGPSVLDVVTATQELSMPPTIGLEQVKGFSVWLIRAVMSGRGDEVIDLAKENLLPR; from the coding sequence ATGGCCACCCTAGCAGACCAGATCGTCGAGACGCTCGAGACTGCCGGCGTGAAACGTATCTATGGCGTCGTCGGCGACAGCCTGAACGGGCTGACGGAGTCGCTGCGCGTCCGCAAGACGATCGACTGGGTGCATGTTCGCCATGAGGAGGCCGCGGCCTTCGCAGCATCAGGTGAATCGCAGATCACGGGAGAGCTCGCCGTCTGCGCCGGCTCCTGCGGCCCGGGCAATCTGCATCTCATCAACGGTCTTTATGACGCGCAGCGCAGCCGCACCCCAGTGCTGGCGATCGCCGCGCATATTCCGTCGAGCGAGATCGGCGGCGGCTACTTCCAGGAGACGCATCCGCAAAATCTGTTCCGCGAATGCAGCGTGTATTGCGAGCTGATCTCCGATCCCTCGCAGATGCCGTTCGTGCTGGACAATGCGATCCGCGCTGCGGTCGGCGAGCGCGGCGTCGCGGTGATCGTCATTCCCGGCGACGTGGCGCTGAAGGCCGCGCCGAAGCGGGCGCTGCCGCCGACGATCGGCCTCTTGCCGCCGAAGCCAGTGGTGCGCCCGGCCGAGCCGCAGCTCGACGCATTGGCCGTGCTGCTCAACACGGGAGAGCGCGTCACGTTGTTCTGTGGCCGCGGCTGTGCCGGCGCCCATGCCGAGCTGATGCAGCTTGCGGAGACCCTGAAGAGCCCGATCGTGCATGCGCTCGGTGGCAAGGAGCATGTCGAATACGACAATCCCTATGATGTCGGCCTCACCGGCTTCATCGGCTTCTCCTCCGGCTATCACGCCATGCACAGCTGCGACACGCTGCTGATGCTCGGCACCGACTTCCCCTACAAGCAGTTCATTCCATCCGACATCAGAATCGCGCAGGTCGACATCAGGCCAAGCCAGCTCGGCCGCCGCGCGCGGCTCGATGTCGGCGTGGTCGGCGATGTCGGGGAGACCATTCGCGCGCTGCTGCCGAAGCTCGCGACGAAGTCGGATCGCCAGCATCTCGACGAGAACCTCAAGCGCTATGCCTCCGCGCGCAAAGGCCTCGACGATCTCGCCGTCGGCACGCCCGGCCGCCGCCCGATCCATCCGCAATATCTGACGCGGCTGATCAGCGAGACCGCGTCCGATGACGCGGTCTTCACCTTCGACGTCGGCATGCCGACCATCTGGGCCGCGCGCTACATCGCCATGAACGGCCGCCGCCGTCTGAGCGGCTCGCTGGTGCACGGCTCGATGGCCAATGCAATGTCGCAGGCCATCGGCATCCAGGCGGCGCAGGCCGGGCGGCAGGTGATCTCCTTGTCGGGCGATGGCGGCTTCGCGATGCTGATGGGCGATCTCATCACCTTGAAGCAGATGAAGCTGCCGGTGAAGGTCGTGATCTACAACAACGGCACGCTCGGCTTCGTCGCGCTGGAGATGAAGGCGTCGGGCTTCGTCGAGCACGGCACCAGCCTGGAGAATCCGGATTTCGCCGCGATGGCGAAGGCCATGGGCATCCACGGCCGCCGCGTCGAGGATCCCGGCGAATTGCCGGGCGCCGTCAGCGAGTGGCTGGCGCATGACGGCCCGTCGGTGCTCGACGTCGTCACCGCCACCCAGGAGCTGTCGATGCCGCCAACCATCGGCCTCGAGCAGGTCAAGGGCTTCAGCGTCTGGCTGATCCGCGCCGTCATGAGCGGCCGCGGCGACGAGGTGATCGATCTGGCGAAGGAGAATCTGTTGCCGCGGTGA